A window of Verrucomicrobiia bacterium contains these coding sequences:
- the asnB gene encoding asparagine synthase (glutamine-hydrolyzing), whose protein sequence is MCGICGSIAFSGLPDPEATRALVDAMLQALSHRGPNAAGRIATDLGVLGATRLAIRGLQDGHQPMLDQQTGVIAVCNGEIDNHRELRRWLAERGHLVQAQTDVAVIPGLYLELGEDFVSILTGAFALAVWDPRNRRLVLARDRAGERPLFFAAREGRVVFATEIAAVVSHGRLPVHLDQRALRTYLQFGIFPSPNTPFSQIQKVAPGEMVVLDAGGIQHKSYWRWRNAETAKQPPSLAAFDEVFRGAVARQSDVEVDFGVFLSGGLDSSLVSAVARALHPKRPLKAYTLRFEEESYDEGAFAETVARQLNMEPVAVWVQPEDVPRELKTLVRLVGEPLADPAWLPAALLARRAARDIRLALVGEGADELFGGYPTYVGAGLAEHFARLPRWARFTIRRLVEALPLTEKKMTISFLLKRFVQGAGLEGFARHRLWASNIPPALFPGLGLLPAVEESPNTDKGLLLDRVQRWDLEALLAEGLLTKGDRASMSSALELRAPFLDAAVMESALSLPVSERVRGFKTKVFLKRYALRYLPESIVTRRKRGLSVPIARWLRGPLRKWACDTLVSGRLERVGIETAGAMSLFSEHCQRKADHARALWTLLVLSEWLDWAANETDSPAPEALGMGVSAECYTQTVAHVS, encoded by the coding sequence ATGTGCGGCATCTGCGGTAGCATCGCTTTCTCCGGCCTGCCGGACCCCGAGGCAACTCGCGCGCTCGTTGATGCCATGCTGCAAGCCCTTTCTCATCGCGGCCCCAACGCAGCGGGCCGCATCGCCACGGATTTGGGTGTCTTGGGCGCGACCCGCCTTGCCATTCGTGGTCTGCAAGACGGCCACCAGCCGATGCTCGACCAGCAGACCGGCGTCATCGCAGTCTGCAACGGCGAGATTGACAATCATCGTGAGTTGCGCCGCTGGCTGGCAGAACGCGGGCATCTCGTGCAGGCTCAAACCGATGTCGCCGTGATCCCCGGTCTCTACCTCGAACTCGGCGAGGATTTCGTTTCCATATTGACCGGCGCTTTCGCTCTGGCAGTGTGGGACCCGCGGAACCGGCGGCTGGTCCTGGCGCGAGACCGGGCTGGGGAACGTCCCTTGTTTTTTGCAGCGCGTGAAGGGCGGGTCGTTTTCGCGACCGAGATAGCCGCGGTGGTTTCGCATGGCCGCTTGCCGGTTCATCTCGACCAAAGAGCTCTCCGAACGTACCTCCAGTTCGGCATCTTTCCTTCCCCCAACACTCCCTTTAGCCAAATCCAAAAGGTCGCCCCTGGCGAAATGGTGGTGTTGGACGCCGGGGGCATCCAGCACAAATCTTACTGGCGCTGGCGAAATGCCGAGACCGCCAAACAGCCGCCTTCCCTGGCTGCTTTCGATGAGGTTTTTCGCGGTGCAGTCGCCCGCCAGAGTGATGTGGAGGTGGATTTTGGCGTTTTCTTGAGCGGCGGCCTGGATTCTTCCCTGGTCTCAGCCGTGGCTCGCGCGCTGCACCCGAAGCGCCCTTTGAAAGCGTACACTCTTCGCTTCGAAGAGGAATCTTATGATGAAGGAGCGTTTGCCGAAACGGTCGCGCGCCAGTTGAACATGGAACCGGTGGCCGTTTGGGTTCAGCCTGAGGATGTGCCACGGGAATTAAAGACACTGGTTCGGTTGGTCGGGGAACCGTTAGCGGACCCGGCGTGGTTGCCGGCGGCGCTTTTAGCGCGGCGGGCGGCGCGCGATATTCGGCTTGCTCTGGTTGGGGAGGGAGCCGACGAACTCTTCGGAGGCTATCCCACTTACGTTGGCGCGGGCTTGGCCGAGCATTTTGCCCGGTTACCTCGATGGGCCAGATTTACAATTCGTCGATTGGTTGAAGCGCTTCCTCTCACTGAAAAGAAGATGACGATTTCGTTTCTCCTGAAGCGTTTTGTCCAGGGGGCCGGTCTCGAAGGCTTCGCGCGTCACCGGCTCTGGGCCTCGAATATTCCCCCCGCGCTCTTTCCGGGACTGGGCCTGCTCCCCGCAGTCGAGGAAAGCCCCAATACGGATAAGGGACTTCTACTGGACCGAGTGCAGCGGTGGGATTTGGAGGCCCTGCTGGCCGAGGGGCTTCTTACCAAAGGCGATCGCGCGAGCATGAGTTCTGCCCTCGAGCTTCGCGCGCCCTTCCTGGATGCCGCCGTAATGGAGTCGGCCCTATCACTGCCTGTTTCCGAACGAGTCCGGGGATTCAAGACCAAGGTCTTTCTCAAACGTTACGCTCTGCGTTACCTGCCAGAGTCAATCGTCACGCGGCGCAAGCGCGGACTCTCAGTCCCAATCGCCCGCTGGCTGCGCGGCCCACTGCGCAAATGGGCTTGCGACACTTTAGTGAGCGGGCGTCTCGAACGCGTTGGCATTGAAACCGCCGGAGCGATGAGCCTGTTCTCCGAGCATTGTCAGCGAAAGGCCGATCATGCCCGGGCCCTTTGGACTTTGTTGGTATTAAGCGAATGGCTGGATTGGGCGGCCAACGAAACAGACTCCCCGGCGCCTGAGGCCCTTGGGATGGGTGTCAGCGCAGAGTGCTACACTCAAACAGTTGCACACGTTTCATGA
- a CDS encoding DoxX family protein, with amino-acid sequence MRHHSFPNLLRVLLGFLFLYTGGFKFFFPGEATTALETLGLPTGLAEPMVAAATAAEIYVGLLLIFGIDLRYTITFSIVMMSIFTAYLFYLSTLAHPPACGCTGLTGIFNSSRHAAIFGVGRNCLILWMLKIAHDMLPRSTVPASAAGEPAAT; translated from the coding sequence ATGCGTCACCACTCCTTCCCAAACCTCCTGCGCGTGCTCCTTGGCTTTCTTTTTCTGTACACAGGTGGATTCAAGTTCTTCTTCCCAGGAGAGGCAACGACGGCGCTGGAAACACTCGGTCTGCCAACCGGCCTGGCAGAACCGATGGTCGCTGCTGCCACGGCGGCAGAGATTTATGTCGGCCTTCTCCTGATTTTTGGGATAGACTTGCGCTATACGATCACGTTTTCAATAGTCATGATGTCGATTTTCACCGCGTACCTTTTCTACCTCTCGACCCTGGCTCACCCGCCGGCATGCGGCTGCACCGGCCTGACTGGAATCTTCAACTCGAGCCGGCACGCGGCAATTTTTGGGGTGGGTCGCAACTGTCTGATCCTTTGGATGCTCAAGATCGCCCACGACATGCTTCCTCGGAGCACGGTTCCCGCTTCAGCCGCCGGAGAGCCTGCCGCAACATGA
- a CDS encoding glycosyltransferase family 39 protein, with translation MPSNRALAVLAMAIIFATICFRLGHLPLLAPDEGRNAEVSREMEESGAWLVPTYDGVDYLDKPAFYFKAVSFSLAIFGQNETAARLPSAAFGVGLVAMVLAFCRKVHSTRCGLLAAIIVPTMPLYFANARTVIFDIALAFFVCGAIFAGYLAETTEGKPRRIWYLLGAASAGLATLVKGPIGFLIPVLVLLFFNRLEGRTGSWKRLFAPLNLAVFFGITLPWFIGLCLAHRDFFHYGVVEESFHRFTIASRFHRSEPVYFYLFIVAGLFFPWSLLLPEASLATWKERWAKHPADRLCVLWSVVVIIFFSLSQSKLPGYILTVTVACGILLARLLEAALTAPEGRAARVLVRATSIFAVMCLLASMVAALGVSHAPLLAKPLRISVVAAKQLGQSALPLALLLAGFSLVATVARYRRSPALCILCLTVFPPLLIHLNTGVLNTVFDAKSGREIASQLSGLPGRTELACFECFPNGLSFYLGRTATVISRDGRELTSNYIISALEKKQWPKQIVPLSDFDDWLTSRKEPVCLILRRTDLARVETLAASRLTAVRALSPDFLVAHLSAPEGAPHYVRHLR, from the coding sequence ATGCCATCGAACCGCGCCCTGGCCGTGTTGGCCATGGCGATCATTTTCGCGACGATTTGTTTTCGTTTAGGGCATCTGCCATTGCTGGCGCCCGACGAGGGGCGCAACGCCGAGGTCAGCCGCGAAATGGAGGAGTCGGGGGCCTGGCTGGTACCGACCTATGATGGGGTTGATTACCTCGACAAGCCGGCGTTTTACTTCAAAGCTGTGTCCTTTTCATTGGCGATTTTCGGCCAAAATGAAACCGCTGCGCGACTCCCCTCCGCCGCATTTGGCGTGGGGCTTGTGGCGATGGTGCTGGCGTTTTGCAGAAAAGTCCACAGCACCCGTTGCGGCCTGCTGGCGGCCATCATTGTCCCCACCATGCCCCTTTATTTTGCCAATGCCCGCACCGTTATCTTCGATATCGCGCTGGCTTTTTTTGTCTGTGGCGCGATTTTCGCCGGCTACCTGGCCGAGACGACTGAGGGCAAGCCAAGGCGAATCTGGTATTTGTTGGGCGCTGCATCGGCCGGTTTGGCTACGCTGGTGAAGGGGCCCATTGGTTTCCTGATCCCTGTGCTGGTGTTGCTATTTTTTAATCGTCTGGAGGGCCGGACCGGTTCGTGGAAACGGTTGTTTGCGCCGCTGAACCTGGCCGTGTTCTTTGGTATCACTCTGCCTTGGTTCATCGGGCTCTGCTTAGCGCACCGGGACTTTTTCCATTACGGCGTGGTTGAGGAATCTTTCCACCGCTTTACCATCGCCAGCAGATTTCATCGCTCCGAGCCGGTTTATTTTTATTTGTTCATTGTAGCCGGGCTTTTTTTCCCCTGGAGCCTTCTGCTACCCGAAGCAAGTCTGGCCACCTGGAAGGAACGTTGGGCCAAACACCCCGCCGACCGGCTGTGCGTGCTCTGGTCGGTTGTGGTCATTATTTTCTTCTCCCTCTCTCAATCCAAGCTGCCCGGCTATATCCTCACCGTGACCGTTGCTTGCGGGATTCTCTTGGCGCGGTTGCTGGAAGCGGCGCTCACGGCGCCCGAAGGAAGGGCCGCGCGGGTGCTGGTCCGCGCGACGAGTATTTTTGCGGTGATGTGCCTGCTGGCTTCAATGGTGGCAGCGCTGGGGGTTTCCCACGCGCCCCTGCTGGCTAAACCGCTGCGCATCAGCGTGGTTGCGGCGAAGCAGCTTGGCCAATCGGCTCTCCCGCTGGCGTTGTTGCTTGCCGGATTCAGTCTCGTAGCAACGGTCGCCCGTTACCGGCGCAGCCCCGCCCTGTGCATTTTGTGTCTGACAGTTTTCCCGCCACTGTTGATTCACCTCAATACGGGGGTTCTGAATACTGTTTTCGATGCCAAATCTGGCCGGGAAATCGCCTCCCAACTCTCAGGTCTTCCTGGAAGAACAGAATTAGCCTGCTTCGAATGTTTTCCCAACGGCCTGTCCTTTTACCTGGGTCGCACGGCGACAGTGATTTCTCGTGATGGCCGCGAGTTGACCAGCAACTACATCATTTCTGCCCTCGAGAAAAAACAGTGGCCGAAGCAAATTGTGCCGCTTTCGGACTTTGACGATTGGCTGACCTCGCGAAAAGAGCCGGTTTGCCTGATCCTTCGCCGGACCGATCTCGCGAGGGTCGAAACGCTCGCTGCTTCCCGCCTCACGGCCGTTCGGGCTCTCTCGCCGGATTTCCTCGTTGCTCATCTTTCAGCCCCGGAGGGCGCCCCTCATTATGTGCGGCATCTGCGGTAG
- a CDS encoding type II secretion system protein, with amino-acid sequence MKAEPNNLKPNECCVDAFTLIELLVVIAVITILVALLLPVLARTKEKARQIQCLSNERQIYLSYRQALDLDTGDSLGKASVGEWVAYHMAQPKEGWICPDAPLSNTNEEPYVGSVSSPWREAPDADPWTTKLSGYQNLPNKPAFRATSYSVNQWLVLDPPVFTFAYLGLADRYFGSESAVSLPALVPVLGDSGTALYSNPAADDGPPFNLSEPELAMVGGGKEGIKPFLICRHGNRPNPPPGPWPANQRMPGAINISFFDGHAQLVPLENLWQLYWHRGYQAPAKRPGLQ; translated from the coding sequence ATGAAGGCTGAACCCAACAATTTAAAGCCGAACGAATGCTGCGTGGACGCCTTCACGCTAATTGAGCTCCTGGTGGTGATTGCCGTCATCACCATTCTGGTCGCATTGTTGCTGCCAGTCCTCGCGCGGACCAAAGAGAAGGCGAGGCAAATACAATGTCTAAGCAACGAGCGGCAGATTTACCTCAGTTACAGGCAGGCGCTGGACCTGGACACGGGAGACAGCCTGGGTAAGGCCTCTGTGGGAGAATGGGTCGCGTACCATATGGCCCAGCCGAAAGAGGGCTGGATTTGTCCCGATGCACCCCTGTCCAATACCAATGAGGAGCCGTACGTAGGGTCTGTGTCGTCCCCCTGGCGAGAGGCCCCGGACGCGGACCCATGGACAACCAAACTGAGCGGTTACCAAAACCTGCCCAATAAGCCAGCTTTTCGAGCGACAAGTTATTCGGTAAACCAATGGCTCGTTCTCGACCCGCCCGTTTTCACCTTTGCATATTTGGGCTTGGCAGACCGGTACTTTGGCTCCGAGAGTGCGGTCTCTCTACCTGCGCTCGTCCCGGTGCTCGGAGATTCGGGAACCGCTCTTTATAGCAATCCGGCAGCCGATGACGGACCCCCATTTAATCTGAGCGAGCCGGAACTGGCGATGGTCGGCGGGGGTAAGGAGGGGATAAAACCCTTTCTAATCTGCCGGCACGGCAACAGGCCGAATCCGCCACCTGGCCCCTGGCCAGCGAACCAGCGGATGCCGGGTGCAATCAACATTTCATTTTTTGATGGACACGCCCAACTGGTGCCATTGGAGAACCTTTGGCAGCTTTACTGGCACCGGGGCTACCAGGCCCCTGCCAAGCGGCCTGGACTGCAATGA
- a CDS encoding DNA methyltransferase translates to MKRICVYRIEKADCFEWLRQCPALSLQAVCTDPPYGILEFTEKELTKLRAGRGGVWRLPPKVGGSHRDPLPRFTILTQEQKQHLGGYFRDWGKLLLHVLVPGAHVCVAGHPILQHHVQGAMVEAGFEVRPAIMRLYFSFRGGDRPKNAESEFPEVCVSPKGAYEPWMLFRKPIETKTVAENLRQWKTGALRRLSIDKPLPDAIPSGRTPKREEAISDHPCLKPQHFMRILVRTLLPLGLDPFMGSGSTVAAAEAVGYASTGLEIDTEYFRLVEKSIPRLAALYPQFKGQEIEIELNGNVERDMPQEQMALMLAEAASPYGGTQRGRKR, encoded by the coding sequence TTGAAAAGGATATGCGTGTACCGGATTGAAAAGGCAGACTGTTTTGAGTGGCTGCGGCAGTGCCCGGCGCTTTCGTTGCAGGCCGTTTGCACCGACCCGCCCTATGGGATTCTGGAATTTACGGAAAAAGAGTTGACGAAGTTGCGCGCCGGCCGAGGGGGTGTTTGGCGGCTGCCGCCGAAGGTCGGCGGCAGTCACCGTGACCCTTTGCCGCGTTTTACCATCCTGACCCAGGAACAGAAACAGCACCTGGGGGGATACTTTCGGGATTGGGGCAAGCTCCTGTTGCATGTCTTGGTTCCTGGAGCCCATGTCTGCGTCGCGGGGCATCCGATTCTGCAACATCATGTGCAGGGTGCGATGGTCGAGGCGGGTTTCGAGGTGCGCCCAGCCATCATGCGGCTTTATTTCAGCTTTCGCGGAGGGGACCGGCCAAAAAACGCGGAGAGCGAGTTTCCGGAAGTGTGCGTCAGCCCGAAAGGCGCCTACGAGCCATGGATGCTTTTTCGCAAGCCCATCGAGACCAAAACCGTCGCGGAGAACCTCCGGCAGTGGAAAACGGGCGCGTTGCGCCGGCTTTCAATTGACAAGCCGTTGCCGGATGCGATTCCCAGTGGCCGAACTCCAAAACGCGAGGAAGCAATTTCGGACCATCCATGTCTAAAACCACAGCACTTTATGCGGATTCTGGTTCGTACGCTGCTCCCCCTGGGCTTAGACCCGTTTATGGGTTCCGGTTCGACCGTCGCCGCTGCCGAGGCAGTCGGTTACGCCTCAACAGGCCTGGAGATTGACACGGAATATTTCCGGCTGGTGGAAAAATCGATTCCACGGCTTGCCGCTCTGTATCCCCAGTTCAAAGGCCAGGAAATAGAGATCGAGCTGAATGGGAATGTGGAAAGAGATATGCCCCAAGAACAAATGGCCCTTATGCTGGCGGAAGCCGCGTCACCGTATGGGGGGACACAACGAGGTCGAAAGAGGTGA
- a CDS encoding type II secretion system protein — protein MKGELNSFEPERELAFTLIELLVVIAVITVLVALLLPVLGRAKEKARQIQCLSNERQIYLSYRQALDQDTGDSLGKASVGEWVAYHMAQPKEGWICPDAPLSNTNSVASGAYGGSVSCPWRSAPSIPVPWATTLRGYQDLPNKPRFLASSYSVNLWLVFAPPVFTCADFGFADRYFGSESSVPSPSLVPVLGDSGLACIANPAASDGPPFNLSEPILAIKHGAGNAGICAYLIARHGNRPTQPPGWWPANQRLPGAINISFFDGHAQLVPLENLWQLYWHRGYQPPTKRPGLQ, from the coding sequence ATGAAGGGTGAACTTAACAGTTTTGAGCCCGAGCGGGAGCTAGCCTTCACGCTCATCGAACTGCTGGTCGTGATTGCCGTCATTACCGTTCTGGTGGCGCTGCTGCTGCCGGTCCTCGGGCGCGCCAAGGAGAAAGCCAGGCAAATACAATGCCTCAGCAACGAACGGCAAATTTACCTCAGTTACAGGCAAGCACTGGATCAGGATACGGGTGATAGCCTCGGAAAAGCGTCCGTGGGAGAGTGGGTGGCCTACCATATGGCCCAGCCGAAAGAGGGCTGGATTTGTCCCGATGCACCCCTGTCCAATACCAACTCCGTAGCGAGCGGCGCCTACGGCGGGTCCGTATCTTGTCCGTGGCGAAGCGCCCCAAGCATCCCAGTCCCCTGGGCAACAACGTTGCGCGGTTACCAGGATCTTCCCAACAAGCCCAGGTTTTTAGCTTCAAGCTATTCGGTGAATCTGTGGCTTGTGTTCGCTCCGCCTGTTTTCACCTGTGCCGATTTCGGGTTTGCCGACCGGTACTTCGGCTCCGAAAGTTCGGTTCCTTCACCCTCGCTCGTGCCGGTGCTGGGAGATTCCGGCTTAGCCTGCATTGCGAACCCAGCGGCTAGCGACGGACCCCCGTTTAATCTTAGCGAACCCATTCTGGCAATCAAGCACGGGGCAGGCAACGCCGGAATCTGCGCCTACCTCATTGCGCGTCACGGCAATCGGCCAACCCAGCCGCCAGGTTGGTGGCCCGCCAACCAGCGCTTGCCCGGGGCAATCAACATTTCTTTTTTTGACGGCCACGCTCAGTTGGTGCCATTGGAGAACCTATGGCAGCTTTACTGGCACAGGGGGTACCAACCCCCCACCAAACGGCCCGGCCTGCAATGA
- a CDS encoding glycosyltransferase produces the protein MFSAPGTIGGASTKVAHLIRLLSNVFKITVVPPHVAFCKDKEVRRLIEPFGAGISLLKDLPGRLEGVALAVCERDLFSSGRSLEIKRRGLKLVWSNEMMWAFDGEAEAARNGIIDRVLFVSEFQAAAFAEIYQGVPAFHVGNYIDPDDYAFRQRQNPTFTLGRLSRADPKKYPLDFPVFYEELGLGDVRYRVMAWNRDLEKQYRWHHFGPEWELLSERREPALKFLYSLDVFLYPLGHRVKESWGRAVVEAMLTGCVPVVPAGHQFQNFIVSGETGFICQEFSDFNAAVHELYENYPRRMTLGRRASCFARDTLCSPGDHRKKWVEALTF, from the coding sequence TTGTTCAGCGCCCCCGGAACCATCGGAGGGGCGTCGACCAAGGTGGCGCATTTGATCAGGCTGCTCTCCAACGTCTTCAAGATAACGGTGGTTCCGCCGCACGTCGCTTTTTGCAAGGACAAGGAAGTTCGACGCCTCATCGAGCCTTTCGGGGCCGGCATCTCTCTCCTGAAGGACCTCCCTGGCCGCCTCGAGGGGGTGGCTTTGGCCGTCTGTGAGCGCGACCTATTTTCGTCTGGGAGATCCCTGGAAATCAAACGACGTGGACTAAAGCTCGTCTGGTCCAACGAGATGATGTGGGCCTTCGACGGGGAAGCGGAAGCCGCGCGGAACGGCATTATCGACCGAGTGCTTTTCGTCTCCGAGTTCCAAGCAGCCGCATTCGCCGAGATCTACCAAGGTGTTCCGGCCTTCCATGTTGGCAACTACATCGACCCCGACGATTACGCCTTCCGTCAGCGGCAAAATCCTACTTTTACTCTTGGCCGGCTTTCGCGCGCCGACCCGAAGAAATATCCACTCGACTTCCCTGTCTTCTACGAGGAACTCGGACTGGGAGATGTGCGTTATCGTGTTATGGCCTGGAACAGAGATCTCGAAAAACAGTATCGATGGCACCACTTCGGTCCCGAATGGGAACTTCTGTCAGAAAGGAGGGAGCCGGCCTTGAAATTCCTCTACAGCCTGGATGTCTTCCTTTACCCTCTCGGCCATCGTGTTAAAGAGTCTTGGGGGCGGGCAGTCGTCGAGGCGATGCTGACTGGCTGCGTCCCCGTGGTCCCAGCGGGGCACCAGTTCCAGAATTTCATTGTCAGTGGCGAGACCGGCTTTATATGCCAGGAGTTCTCGGATTTCAACGCCGCCGTTCACGAACTATACGAGAATTACCCCCGCCGGATGACTTTGGGTCGGCGGGCTTCCTGTTTTGCCCGCGACACCTTGTGCAGCCCTGGAGATCACCGTAAGAAATGGGTGGAGGCGCTCACCTTCTAA
- a CDS encoding DUF1080 domain-containing protein translates to MKHPKGPIENSVASLAGILQSQSLPRRGFLKTCTAASLALCAPAWAASQPEALFNGRSLKGWHKPPKRISHGTGGHWFVRDGLLVCEQDPPGSGNGGIFLTDERFGDFELELEMDPDWGPDSGVFFRCTDQGYGFQMYVDYHNNGNVGHLRGEMPGAFAMKPFQIFAKLGPDRAPVGFTTRPDPRAEKWPSGVYEYACTSEQWLKTWRLKDWNTARIRCTGKYPQITTWINDLKICHWNGESCPLPEYKKERVFEILGREGSIGLQVHGGKAMWPTGTQCRWRNLRIERL, encoded by the coding sequence GTGAAACACCCTAAGGGACCAATCGAGAATTCTGTTGCCTCTCTCGCTGGCATTCTGCAAAGCCAATCCCTACCGCGCCGCGGCTTTCTCAAGACCTGCACCGCCGCCAGCCTCGCGTTGTGCGCCCCGGCTTGGGCCGCCTCTCAGCCCGAGGCACTCTTTAACGGCCGCTCGCTCAAGGGTTGGCACAAACCGCCCAAACGCATCTCGCATGGGACCGGCGGACATTGGTTCGTCCGGGACGGACTGCTCGTTTGCGAGCAAGACCCGCCCGGGTCGGGCAACGGCGGGATATTCCTCACAGACGAAAGATTCGGCGATTTCGAATTGGAACTCGAGATGGACCCGGATTGGGGGCCCGACAGCGGGGTTTTTTTCCGCTGCACAGACCAGGGGTACGGCTTTCAGATGTATGTGGATTATCACAACAATGGAAATGTGGGCCACCTGCGCGGGGAGATGCCCGGGGCTTTTGCCATGAAACCCTTTCAGATTTTTGCCAAACTCGGTCCGGACCGCGCGCCGGTTGGTTTCACCACGCGGCCCGATCCGCGCGCTGAGAAATGGCCCTCCGGCGTTTACGAATATGCCTGCACCTCCGAGCAATGGCTCAAGACCTGGCGCCTGAAGGACTGGAATACCGCCCGGATTCGATGCACGGGCAAGTACCCTCAAATCACCACTTGGATCAATGATTTGAAGATATGCCATTGGAACGGGGAGAGTTGTCCGTTGCCCGAATACAAAAAGGAAAGAGTGTTTGAGATTCTGGGCCGAGAAGGGTCGATTGGCCTGCAGGTGCATGGGGGCAAAGCGATGTGGCCCACCGGAACCCAATGCCGCTGGCGCAATCTCCGCATCGAGAGGCTCTGA
- the metG gene encoding methionine--tRNA ligase has protein sequence MSKRFYITTAIDYVNGQPHLGHAYEKVIADVIARARRSLGIETFFLTGLDEHGQKVQQAAFADSKTPQAYCDELAVVWQKFAAKLDLSNDDFVRTTEPRHKAVVQRILSRLFAEGHFYKGLYEGFYSTREETFLTEKDRRPDGTFDPAWGEVIRLKEENYYFKLKHHQQWLIDHIEANPSFIAPDYRRNEILGFLKNNVLEDLCISRPAARLNWGIPLPFDASYVNYVWFDALSNYISIPAALGDTGVPQPLLPEGVSASTEWPVWPADIHVIGKDIIKFHAVYWPIMLKAMGAALPGQVLAHGWWQKNGERMSKSTGNVVDPVAVIDEWGVDAFRFYVLRELDIGADGNWTDAGFQGRYTAELANGLGNLVNRSLSMLKRYRNGRVPQPSNELAAEASKAIAATRALLEQNQLQRALLTIWSLVTRANQYVDHTAPFKLAKDPTQAARLDEVLYNLAEVCRLLAILLWPFVPGSASKIYAQLGLPGAPDKLDAAEWGRLPAGHLIGSPVPLFPRKETPA, from the coding sequence ATGAGCAAGCGGTTTTACATCACCACCGCCATCGATTATGTCAATGGCCAGCCGCACCTGGGCCATGCCTACGAAAAAGTCATTGCCGACGTGATCGCCCGCGCCCGGCGCAGCCTGGGCATCGAGACGTTCTTTTTGACGGGACTGGACGAGCATGGGCAAAAGGTGCAGCAGGCCGCTTTTGCCGACAGCAAGACGCCCCAGGCCTATTGCGATGAGCTGGCCGTCGTCTGGCAAAAGTTCGCTGCCAAACTCGACTTGAGCAACGATGATTTTGTCCGCACCACCGAGCCGCGCCATAAGGCCGTTGTGCAGCGAATTCTCTCACGCCTGTTCGCGGAAGGCCATTTCTACAAGGGTCTGTACGAAGGATTCTACTCCACAAGAGAGGAAACCTTTCTGACCGAAAAAGATCGGCGCCCCGACGGCACGTTTGACCCGGCTTGGGGCGAGGTCATCCGGTTGAAAGAGGAGAATTACTATTTCAAACTCAAGCACCACCAGCAATGGTTGATCGATCATATCGAGGCAAATCCATCGTTTATCGCTCCGGACTATCGCCGCAATGAAATCCTTGGTTTCCTGAAAAATAATGTGCTGGAAGATTTGTGCATCAGCCGCCCGGCTGCACGGTTGAATTGGGGCATTCCTCTTCCCTTCGACGCGAGTTACGTCAACTACGTTTGGTTCGATGCCTTGAGCAATTACATCAGCATCCCGGCGGCTCTGGGCGACACCGGTGTGCCCCAGCCCTTGCTCCCGGAAGGGGTCAGCGCCAGCACGGAATGGCCGGTCTGGCCCGCGGACATCCACGTGATCGGCAAAGACATCATCAAGTTCCACGCCGTTTACTGGCCGATCATGCTCAAAGCCATGGGCGCCGCCTTGCCCGGACAAGTCCTGGCCCATGGCTGGTGGCAAAAGAATGGCGAACGGATGAGCAAAAGCACCGGCAACGTGGTGGACCCGGTCGCCGTCATCGACGAGTGGGGGGTGGATGCCTTCCGCTTTTATGTCCTGCGCGAACTGGACATTGGCGCCGATGGAAACTGGACTGATGCCGGGTTCCAGGGACGTTACACAGCCGAGTTGGCCAATGGGCTGGGCAACCTCGTCAACCGCTCGCTCTCGATGCTCAAGCGCTATCGCAATGGCCGGGTGCCTCAACCCTCGAATGAATTGGCCGCCGAGGCCTCAAAAGCGATTGCTGCAACCCGCGCCTTGCTCGAGCAAAATCAATTACAACGCGCGCTCCTGACGATTTGGTCCCTGGTAACCCGTGCCAATCAGTATGTCGATCACACAGCGCCTTTTAAATTGGCCAAAGACCCCACGCAGGCCGCGCGCCTGGACGAGGTCTTGTACAATCTGGCGGAGGTGTGCCGGTTGCTCGCCATCCTGCTTTGGCCGTTCGTGCCCGGGAGCGCATCGAAAATCTACGCCCAGCTCGGTCTGCCCGGAGCGCCGGACAAACTGGACGCCGCCGAATGGGGCCGCCTGCCCGCGGGTCATCTCATTGGTTCCCCTGTTCCCCTGTTTCCCCGCAAAGAAACACCAGCCTGA